Within Candidatus Angelobacter sp., the genomic segment CCCCGGCGCGGGAACAATGATCGTGTCGCGCCGCCCATTCACGTCCTCGGTAATTCGCAGGAAACGGCCTCGGGGATTCTCCTTGAGCGTGAACACAAAAACCTTCCGTTCAATTTGAATCTTTTCCGACCTCAGCGTCTCATCCGGCATCCCCGGTTTGTACCCCGCCGAATGAGTCCTCGGGCCGTACGGCGATGGACGTTCATTCGAGATCATACCGCGTGTTCGACCTGGCGCCAGCGGCGCCACCCACTACTATACTCACTTTCTTTTGCCCGTCACAAAGTTTGTCAACCTCCAATCGCAACCGTGAGTCCGCCGGTCGGCGGGCTCACACGCGGTAGCGATAACCGCTGCCCGGAGTGGACACCCGCCAGAGATACACCGCGACACCAGTCATGAGAAACAGGTTCAGCGCCTGAGACGCTCCGTGCCAGACGTTGAACGAGTGATGCGCCCGTTCGCGCTGCTGCTGCGTGGCGCTGGCGGA encodes:
- a CDS encoding PUR family DNA/RNA-binding protein; amino-acid sequence: MISNERPSPYGPRTHSAGYKPGMPDETLRSEKIQIERKVFVFTLKENPRGRFLRITEDVNGRRDTIIVPAPGLAEFKNLLDEMVRAATEMPARNP